The following coding sequences lie in one Arachis ipaensis cultivar K30076 chromosome B03, Araip1.1, whole genome shotgun sequence genomic window:
- the LOC107631366 gene encoding uncharacterized protein At4g38062: MDKVYEELDEVKAEVDRLKAELRAKTDSLENLKKSHNAQVNQIQEARLKAEEWKHELLRKEDEIAEANQACQDLKGDLNKKESVIKHLSAANDKLRADCNEKLKKWEDEKRDLLLTLEESNEKAENREQQINLCRQEIERLEGYLAVSNKKGSESQKGLRASTELRERNDMLQKLEEEKRKVEDQLKWKKEQFKHLEEAHQKLKENFRSNKKDWDMEKSTLLDEISSLQEKLDSQIRISDDLKHQLQTCHQALAHVESQKKRLQVEVSDLKARLDDASSEYQDAKSELDCLSSRLEKDIGELRYALKTKDAYLRESKYRIEKLEQENQELRIPLKELQEAQIQEAGATYSQSKLRSKLKNLEQAHKECASTLQVKEAEWKSQLEKLAKDLNSYEFELETKVAATEELKKELERSQSLNIEMELLNEEMSVMLLVLRQGISEAQLNLANYKEEMDVMNRKREEKVLQLMKELEIKEAALISVQKAMNVERERAACLMKQVESFGVSKELQHPLEDELDRHMEMLEESNICQLILKDKVMEMECELKDQLKEVHDALDSANVELDETISVRNEMEFELQIWMSIVERLKNDLEENHIVRRELETSLLTQVDVAESLKQEKDILVYKLEEQEMRIDQLNQELKVRKEVTSEMDAIIQLEHVKELNHQMETKVQYSDDVIQKLMIENRNLMENVTRLSLERKNLLQFVQGLGDKINEFSTVDSQLMEMLKTMAQSFENDGQGGILISKKDDHFFVNENMLIHSPTSRKKLEVTSDIRSPFKEVNN; the protein is encoded by the coding sequence ATGGACAAGGTTTATGAAGAGCTGGATGAAGTTAAAGCTGAAGTTGATAGACTCAAGGCAGAACTAAGAGCCAAGACAGATTCACTTGAGAACTTGAAGAAATCTCACAATGCACAGGTCAACCAGATTCAAGAAGCAAGGCTCAAAGCTGAGGAGTGGAAACATGAACTGCTTCGAAAGGAGGATGAGATTGCGGAGGCAAATCAGGCTTGCCAAGATCTCAAGGGGGATTTGAATAAAAAGGAGTCCGTCATCAAACATCTCAGTGCTGCAAACGACAAGCTTCGAGCCGATTGTAATGAGAAGCTTAAGAAGTGGGAAGATGAGAAAAGGGATTTGTTATTGACCTTAGAGGAATCAAATGAGAAGGCGGAGAACCGTGAACAACAGATTAATCTATGCAGGCAAGAGATTGAACGCCTGGAAGGCTATCTTGCAGTTTCAAACAAGAAGGGTTCTGAATCGCAGAAAGGCCTAAGAGCTTCCACAGAGCTAAGAGAAAGAAATGACATGTTACAGAAGTTAGAAGAGGAGAAGAGGAAGGTGGAAGATCAATTGAAGTGGAAGAAGGAACAGTTTAAGCATCTAGAAGAAGCACATCAAAAGCTCAAAGAAAACTTCAGGTCCAACAAGAAAGACTGGGACATGGAAAAATCCACATTGCTTGATGAGATTTCTTCACTGCAAGAAAAGTTAGATTCTCAGATCAGAATTTCTGATGATCTAAAACATCAGCTACAGACATGCCACCAAGCCCTTGCTCATGTAGAAAGCCAGAAAAAACGTCTGCAAGTTGAGGTTTCAGATTTAAAGGCACGGCTAGATGATGCTAGTAGTGAGTACCAGGATGCTAAGTCAGAGCTTGACTGCTTAAGCTCTCGACTTGAAAAAGATATTGGAGAGTTGAGATATGCACTGAAAACAAAAGATGCATATCTTAGAGAATCAAAGTACAGAATTGAGAAGCTCGAGCAAGAAAACCAAGAGTTAAGAATTCCCCTCAAGGAACTACAGGAAGCTCAAATTCAAGAAGCTGGAGCTACATATTCTCAGTCAAAGCTGCGGTCAAAGCTAAAAAACTTGGAACAAGCTCATAAAGAGTGTGCTTCAACTCTTCAGGTTAAAGAAGCAGAATGGAAATCTCAGCTAGAGAAACTGGCTAAGGACCTGAATAGCTACGAGTTTGAGTTGGAAACCAAAGTTGCAGCAACAGAAGAGCTGAAGAAGGAGTTGGAAAGATCTCAATCTCTGAATATTGAGATGGAGTTGCTGAATGAAGAGATGTCTGTGATGCTGCTAGTGTTAAGACAGGGAATTTCTGAGGCTCAATTGAACCTTGCCAACTATAAGGAAGAGATGGATGTAATGAacaggaagagagaagagaaggttCTGCAACTGATGAAGGAGTTGGAGATTAAAGAAGCTGCTTTAATCAGTGTCCAGAAAGCGATGAATGTAGAGCGCGAGAGAGCAGCGTGtctaatgaagcaggttgagtcCTTTGGAGTCTCCAAGGAACTTCAGCATCCGCTTGAAGATGAACTTGATAGGCACATGGAAATGTTGGAGGAATCAAACATATGCCAGCTAATCCTTAAAGATAAGGTCATGGAGATGGAATGTGAATTGAAAGACCAGCTTAAAGAAGTTCATGATGCTTTAGACAGTGCAAATGTTGAATTGGATGAGacaataagtgtgagaaatgaaATGGAATTCGAGTTGCAGATATGGATGTCGATCGTTGAACGTTTGAAGAATGATCTTGAAGAGAACCACATAGTGCGCAGGGAACTGGAAACTTCACTTCTCACACAAGTAGATGTTGCTGAAAGCCTCAAGCAAGAGAAAGATATCTTGGTCTACAAGTTGGAGGAGCAAGAGATGAGAATAGACCAATTGAACCAAGAGCTGAAAGTAAGGAAGGAAGTTACCTCAGAAATGGATGCTATAATACAGTTAGAACATGTGAAGGAATTGAATCATCAAATGGAGACAAAGGTGCAATACTCAGATGATGTGATTCAGAAACTCATGATTGAGAATAGAAATCTGATGGAAAATGTCACAAGATTGTCATTAGAAAGGAAAAATCTGTTGCAATTTGTTCAGGGATTGGGGGATAAAATCAATGAGTTCTCCACTGTAGACTCTCAATTAATGGAAATGCTCAAGACCATGGCACAATCTTTTGAGAATGATGGTCAAGGAGGAATATTAATTTCAAAGAAGGATGATCATTTCTTTGTAAATGAAAATATGTTAATTCATTCTCCTACAAGTAGAAAGAAACTTGAAGTCACCTCTGATATAAGATCACCCTTTAAGGAGGTCAACAATTAG
- the LOC107631365 gene encoding kinesin-like protein KIN-14B — MAEHKNRWSWDVTGFEPWKSSPSSSPPVDQGDRKPTAPLVRRYSVSPSSVLPPQSKQSTASKVQRLQEKLKLAKEDHLQLRHEVSELQEYSNAKLDRVTRYLGVLAEKTRKLDQVALETEARISPIINEKRRLFNDLLTSKGNIRVFCRTRPSFEDEGPSVVEFPDDYTIRVNTGDESLSNTKKDFEFDRVYGPHVGQAELFNDVQPLVQSALDGYNVSIFAYGQTHSGKTHTMEGSSYDRGLYARCFEELFDLANSDTTSTSQYKFGVTVCELYNEQTTDLLLESGKSMPKLCFGSPECFVELVQEKVDNPLEFSRSLKAAFQSRGNDLSKINVSHLIVTIHIFYNNMITGENSYSKLSLVDLAGSEGSITEDDSGERVTDLLHVMKSLSALGDVLSSLTSKKDVIPYENSVLTNLLADSLGGSSKTLMIVNVCPNFSNLSETLLSLNFSTRARNAVLSLGNRDTIKKWRDIANDARKELYDNEKEIHDLKQEGLRLKQALKDANDQCVLLFNEVQKAWKVSSALQTDLKSEHILLSDKHKIEKEQNSQLRNQVAQLLELEQDQKLQIQQQDSTIQTLQDKIKTLETQLNEAVKLSKTRSTSASEPESEALPNTRPTADAVDSSAVTKKLEEELKKRDALIERLHEENEKLFDRLTQKTSAAQSPQLSSPLSRGLVNVQPQDIGRNGTSNNTRSRSVDVPPPSLATDKNDGTVALVKSGSEVVKTTPAGEYLTTALNDFDPDQYDGHAAISDGANKLLMLVLAAVIKAGASREHEILAEIRDAVFSFIRKMEPKRVMDTMLVSRVRILYIRSLLARSPELQSIKVLPVECFLEKPNTGRSRSSSRASSPGRSPVRYVDEQIQGFKVNLKPDRKSKFSSVVLKIRGIDEDIWRQQVTGGKLREITEDAKSFAIGNKALAALFVHTPAGELQRQIRSWLAENFDFLSVTANDASGGSTGQLELLSTAIMDGWTAGLGAAMPPQTDALGQLLFEYSKRVYSSQLQHLKDIAGTLAMEEAEDAAQVAKLRSALESVDHKRRKILQQMRSDVALLTLEKGGSSIQNPSTAAEDARLASLISLDGIIKRVKDITKLSSVNILSKSKKRTFLASLDELTEQMPSLLEIDHPCAQRNIAEARRMVESIPEEDDSVQDLQHARRLSMDPGSGSEIDVAQWNVLQFNTGTSSPFIIKCGANSSSELVIKADARVQEPKGGEIVRVAPRPSILENMSLDEMKQIFAELPESLSLLALARTADGTRARYSRLYKTLASKVPSLKDLVNELEKGR, encoded by the exons ATGGCGGAACACAAGAACCGCTGGAGCTGGGATGTCACCGGATTCGAGCCTTGGAAGTCCTCGCCGTCGTCCTCGCCGCCGGTCGATCAAGGCGATCGGAAACCTACTGCGCCACTTGTGAGGCGCTACTCCGTTTCGCCCTCGTCTGTTCTTCCTCCGCAGTCAAAGCAGTCCACGGCATCCAAGGTTCAGCGCCTGCAGGAAAAGCTCAAG CTTGCTAAAGAAGACCATTTGCAGCTCAGACATGAAGTGAGTGAACTTCAAGAATATTCAAATGCAAAACTTGATCGAGTTACACGATATCTTGGTGTTCTTGCTGAGAAAACCCGAAAGCTAG ATCAAGTTGCGCTTGAAACTGAAGCAAGAATATCTCCAATAATCAATGAGAAAAGGAGATTGTTCAATGATTTATTGACATCTAAAG GAAATATTCGAGTATTTTGCCGGACAAGGCCGTCATTTGAAGATGAAGGTCCCTCAGTTGTTGAATTTCCAGATGACTACACAATTCGTGTAAATACTGGTGATGAATCTTTGTCCAATACAAAGAAAGATTTTGAATTTGACCGGGTCTATGGACCTCATGTTGGACAAG ctgaattattcaatgatGTTCAACCACTGGTGCAGTCAGCTTTGGATGGATATAATGTTTCCATATTTGCATATGGACAAACCCATTCTGGAAAGACACATACTAtg GAAGGATCAAGCTATGATCGAGGTTTATATGCACGATGTTTTGAGGAGTTGTTTGATTTAGCCAATTCAGATACAACCTCTACTTCTCAATATAAATTTGGCGTTACAGTTTGTGAGCTCTACAATGAACAG ACAACAGACCTGCTTTTGGAGTCAGGAAAAAGTATGCCTAAACTCTGCTTCGGATCACCTGAATGTTTTGTAGAACTGGTTCAGGAAAAAGTTGACAACCCTCTGGAGTTCTCTAGGTCTTTGAAAGCCGCATTTCAGAGTCGAGGAAATgatttatcaaagattaatgtatCTCATTT GATTGTCACAATACACATATTTTACAACAATATGATCACCGGTGAAAATTCATATAGCAAACTCTCTTTGGTTGACTTGGCTGGAAGTGAAGGTTCAATAACAGAAGATGATAGTGGTGAGCGTGTCACAGATTTGCTGCATGTTATGAAGTCACTTTCAGC aTTGGGTGATGTTTTATCTTCTTTAACATCAAAGAAGGATGTCATTCCTTACGAAAATTCTGTGTTAACAAACCTCCTTGCTGATTCACTTG GGGGGAGTTCAAAAACCTTGATGATTGTTAATGTGTGTCCAAATTTTTCAAACTTATCTGAGACATTATTATCTCTCAATTTCTCTACCAGAGCTCGAAATGCTGTATTAAGTCTTGGGAACCGAGATACAATAAAGAAGTGGAGAGACATT GCAAATGATGCCCGTAAGGAGTTGTATGATAACGAAAAAGAAATCCATGACCTGAAGCAAGAGGGTCTGCGGCTCAAGCAAGCACTTAAAGACGCAAATGATCAGTGTGTTTTACTCTTCAATGAAGTACAGAAGGCGTGGAAAGTTTCTTCTGCTTTGCAGACAGATTTGAAG TCAGAGCATATTTTGCTGTCGGATAAACATAAGATAGAGAAAGAACAAAATAGTCAGCTTCGAAATCAAGTTGCTCAACTGTTAGAGTTGGAGCAAGATCAGAAGTTGCAGATACAACAGCAAGATTCAACAATCCAAACTTTGCAG gataaaattaaaaccCTTGAAACTCAACTTAATGAGGCTGTTAAGCTGAGCAAAACTAGGTCAACTTCTGCCTCAGAACCAGAATCTGAAGCCCTGCCCAATACCAGGCCAACTGCAGATGCTGTGGATTCTTCTGCAGTAACTAAAAAACTAGAAGAGGAACTCAAGAAACGTGATGCTCTTATTGAG AGGTTGCATGAGGAAAATGAGAAACTGTTTGATAGATTAACTCAGAAAACATCTGCTGCTCAATCACCTCAG CTGTCAAGTCCATTATCTCGGGGATTGGTTAATGTTCAGCCTCAAGATATCGGGAG GAATGGAACCAGCAACAATACAAGATCTCGTTCTGTGGATGTCCCTCCTCCATCTTTGGCCACTGATAAGAATGATGGCACAGTTGCTTTGGTTAAATCTGGCTCCGAAGTAGTTAAGACTACCCCTGCGGGTGAATATCTTACTACCGCCCTGAATGACTTTGATCCAGATCAATATGATGGGCATGCTGCCATTTCTGATGGTGCAAACAAGCTTTTGATGCTG GTGCTTGCTGCTGTCATCAAAGCTGGTGCCTCTCGAGAGCATGAGATACTTGCTGAAATTAGGGATGCTGTTTTCTCTTTTATCAGGAAAATGGAACCGAAGCGAGTAATGGACACCATGCTTGTTTCCCGTGTTAGAATCCTGTATATAAGATCTTTGCTTGCCAGATCTCCAGAGTTACAATCAATTAAG GTCTTGCCAGTTGAGTGCTTTCTTGAGAAGCCTAATACTGGACGCAGCAGAAGTTCCAGCCGGGCGAGTAGTCCTGGAAGGTCTCCTGTGCGATATGTTGATGAGCAGATCCAAGGATTTAAAGTGAATCTAAAGCCAGATAGGAAGTCCAAATTTTCATCTGTTGTGTTGAAGATACGTGGGATTGATGAG GACATATGGAGACAGCAGGTAACTGGTGGAAAGCTTAGGGAAATTACCGAGGATGCCAAAAGTTTTGCTATTGGAAATAAGGCTCTTGCTGCGCTTTTTGTCCATACCCCAGCAGGTGAGCTGCAGCGCCAAATTAGATCCTGGCTTGCAGAGAACTTTGACTTCCTATCTGTTACTGCAAATGATGCTTCGGGGGGATCAACTGGTCAGTTGGAACTTCTTTCAACTGCAATAATGGATGGTTGGACGGCTGGACTTGGTGCTGCTATGCCTCCCCAGACTGATGCCCTTGGCCAGCTATTATTTGAATATTCAAAACGTGTCTATTCTTCTCAACTACAACACTTGAAG GATATTGCTGGTACCTTGGCAATGGAAGAGGCTGAAGATGCGGCACAAGTAGCGAAGCTGCGTTCGGCTCTAGAGTCTGTTGATCACAAAAGAAGAAAG ATTCTGCAGCAAATGAGAAGTGATGTGGCTTTATTGACATTGGAAAAGGGCGGTTCATCTATTCAAAATCCTTCTACTGCAGCCGAGGATGCACGATTAGCATCTCTCATTTCTCTTGATGGCATAATAAAGCGAGTCAAG GATATAACGAAACTTTCTTCTGTGAACATCTTGAGCAAAAGTAAGAAAAGAACATTCTTGGCTTCTCTTGACGAACTAACAGAACAGATGCCTTCACTCCTTGAGATTGACCATCCATGTGCTCAGAGGAACATAGCAGAAGCTCGTCGAATGGTTGAG TCAATTCCAGAAGAAGATGACTCCGTTCAAGATCTACAACATGCTCGTAGGTTATCAATGGATCCTGGCTCTGGGTCCGAAATTGATGTAGCACAGTGGAATGTGCTACAATTCAATACAGGCACTTCCTCACCATTTATAATCAAATGTGGAGCAAACTCTAGTTCAGAACTAGTCATTAAAGCTGATGCACGAGTTCAGGAACCTAAAGGTGGTGAGATAGTGAGGGTTGCCCCTAGACCATCCATACTGGAAAATATGAGTTTGGATGAAATGAAACAGATATTTGCAGAACTACCTGAGTCTCTAAGCTTGCTTGCCCTAGCAAGAACAGCAGATGGTACGCGAGCCCGGTATTCTAGATTATATAAGACCTTGGCTTCAAAGGTTCCATCACTTAAGGATCTGGTCAATGAACTTGAAAAGGGGCGGTGA
- the LOC107631364 gene encoding uncharacterized protein LOC107631364, whose translation MQSTSGGSGSGFESETLIRSCTERLSRRDFTGAREFAHRINKSDPDISLRVNQILAVADVLTAAQPRPGSCHPDWPAILQLRPADASNRDLARRQFKSLVRLLDQNANKLPFADDALMRVREAWLVLSNIHRNGADDKGPSHDRVGDAPRESVATTFWTMCPYCWYLHEYERKYEGCAFRCETCRRAFHGVAVKPPSPERMVNGKEQYYCYNVSLPLRYPMGDERRRFDTDDGIRDWCESGVLERNGMKGFQGNGKRRMRIKTTAMRVKMKSFDPTNNSGLDAEEEVL comes from the coding sequence ATGCAATCAACCTCAGGCGGATCTGGATCCGGGTTCGAATCCGAAACCCTTATCCGCTCTTGCACGGAGCGCCTCTCACGCCGCGACTTTACCGGCGCCCGCGAGTTCGCCCACCGGATCAATAAGTCTGACCCGGACATCTCCCTCCGGGTCAACCAGATCCTCGCTGTCGCCGACGTCCTCACCGCCGCCCAGCCCCGCCCCGGGAGCTGCCACCCTGACTGGCCCGCCATTCTCCAGCTCCGCCCCGCCGACGCCTCCAACCGTGACCTCGCGCGTCGGCAGTTCAAGTCACTCGTCCGCCTCCTTGACCAGAACGCCAACAAGCTCCCCTTCGCTGACGACGCGCTGATGCGCGTGCGCGAAGCCTGGCTCGTCCTCTCCAACATACACCGCAACGGCGCCGACGATAAAGGTCCGTCGCATGATCGTGTTGGCGACGCGCCAAGGGAGAGCGTGGCGACTACGTTCTGGACCATGTGCCCTTACTGCTGGTATCTGCATGAGTACGAGAGGAAGTATGAGGGTTGCGCCTTCCGGTGTGAGACTTGCCGGCGGGCGTTTCACGGTGTGGCTGTGAAGCCGCCGTCGCCGGAGAGGATGGTGAACGGGAAAGAGCAGTACTACTGTTACAATGTGAGCTTGCCGTTGAGGTACCCAATGGGGGACGAACGGCGCCGTTTTGACACTGATGATGGAATTAGGGATTGGTGTGAAAGTGGGGTTCTTGAGAGGAATGGAATGAAAGGATTTCAGGGAAATGGGAAGAGAAGAATGAGAATAAAAACTACGGCAATGAGGGTAAAAATGAAGTCTTTTGATCCCACAAATAACTCTGGTTTGGATGCAGAGGAAGAGGTGTTGTAG
- the LOC107631363 gene encoding uncharacterized protein LOC107631363 isoform X2 — protein MRVAITIPTYHQHCYHCHRIYTSFFSAAAAASRRRRNTTMASTSKSGEFTTIQEKVTFDKEIKKSKFIAIAGPISDEKSAMSFLSQVGEQYRSNDDGEPSGTAGKPIQSAIDSSGIDRVMVVVIRYFGGIKLGTGGLVRAYGGVASECLRNAPRCLVKTKVPMGVEVPFDLLGVLYHQLQSFQVEGIKQDYDTGKDGTTMVTFKVDFDQAEILEEAVKANCSRELKFFKR, from the exons ATGCGTGTGGCAATCACTATACCGACTTATCACCAACACTGCTACCACTGCCACCGCATCTACACTTCATTCTTCTCCGCCGCCGCCGCCGCGAGCAGGAGGAGGAGGAATACAACCATGGCCAGCACCAGCAAATCAGGGGAATTCACCACAATCCAAGAAAAGGTCACCTTCGATAAAGAGATTAAGAAGAGCAAGTTCATCGCCATCGCTGGCCCCATCTCCGATGAGAAATCTGCCATGTCTTTCCTCTCTcag GTTGGGGAACAGTATCGGTCCAATGATGATGGCGAACCTTCAGGTACAGCTGGGAAACCAATACAATCTGCAATTGATTCTTCAGGAATAGATAGAGTAATGGTGGTTGTGATCAG ATACTTTGGAGGTATCAAATTAGGCACAGGTGGATTGGTTAGGGCTTATGGAGGAGTTGCATCAGAATGCTTGCGAAATGCTCCAAGATGCCTTGTGAAAACAAAG GTCCCGATGGGAGTAGAGGTCCCCTTTGACCTTCTGGGAGTTCTATACCATCAG CTGCAATCTTTTCAAGTTGAAGGTATCAAGCAGGATTATGATACTGGTAAGGATGGCACAACTATGGTTACTTTTAAAGTTGATTTTGACCAAGCTGAAATATTGGAGGAAGCAGTGAAAGCCAATTGTAGCCGAGAGTTGAAGTTTTTTAAGCGATGA
- the LOC107631363 gene encoding uncharacterized protein LOC107631363 isoform X1 — MRVAITIPTYHQHCYHCHRIYTSFFSAAAAASRRRRNTTMASTSKSGEFTTIQEKVTFDKEIKKSKFIAIAGPISDEKSAMSFLSQVRDPRATHNCWAYKVGEQYRSNDDGEPSGTAGKPIQSAIDSSGIDRVMVVVIRYFGGIKLGTGGLVRAYGGVASECLRNAPRCLVKTKVPMGVEVPFDLLGVLYHQLQSFQVEGIKQDYDTGKDGTTMVTFKVDFDQAEILEEAVKANCSRELKFFKR, encoded by the exons ATGCGTGTGGCAATCACTATACCGACTTATCACCAACACTGCTACCACTGCCACCGCATCTACACTTCATTCTTCTCCGCCGCCGCCGCCGCGAGCAGGAGGAGGAGGAATACAACCATGGCCAGCACCAGCAAATCAGGGGAATTCACCACAATCCAAGAAAAGGTCACCTTCGATAAAGAGATTAAGAAGAGCAAGTTCATCGCCATCGCTGGCCCCATCTCCGATGAGAAATCTGCCATGTCTTTCCTCTCTcag GTTCGGGATCCGCGTGCTACCCATAATTGCTGGGCTTATAAG GTTGGGGAACAGTATCGGTCCAATGATGATGGCGAACCTTCAGGTACAGCTGGGAAACCAATACAATCTGCAATTGATTCTTCAGGAATAGATAGAGTAATGGTGGTTGTGATCAG ATACTTTGGAGGTATCAAATTAGGCACAGGTGGATTGGTTAGGGCTTATGGAGGAGTTGCATCAGAATGCTTGCGAAATGCTCCAAGATGCCTTGTGAAAACAAAG GTCCCGATGGGAGTAGAGGTCCCCTTTGACCTTCTGGGAGTTCTATACCATCAG CTGCAATCTTTTCAAGTTGAAGGTATCAAGCAGGATTATGATACTGGTAAGGATGGCACAACTATGGTTACTTTTAAAGTTGATTTTGACCAAGCTGAAATATTGGAGGAAGCAGTGAAAGCCAATTGTAGCCGAGAGTTGAAGTTTTTTAAGCGATGA
- the LOC107634704 gene encoding mitochondrial uncoupling protein 5-like encodes MGLKGFVEGGIASVVAGCSTHPLDLIKVRMQLQGETTQPALALHSTSTHAPPHPPAPKAGPIAVGIKLVQQEGVVALYSGVSATVLRQLLYSTTRMGLYDMFKNKWSDPNAGGSMSLSRKIAAGLIAGGIGAAVGNPADVAMVRMQADGRLPPAQRRNYNSVLDAITRMVKNEGVTSLWRGSSLTVNRAMLVTASQLASYDEFKEMILKKGLMRDGLGTHVTASFAAGFVASVTSNPVDVIKTRVMNMKVEPGAEPPYSGALDCAMKTVRAEGPMALYKGFIPTITRQGPFTVVLFVTLEQVRKLLKNF; translated from the coding sequence ATGGGTCTCAAAGGTTTCGTGGAAGGAGGCATTGCTTCCGTCGTTGCAGGATGCTCCACCCACCCTCTCGACCTCATCAAGGTCCGAATGCAGCTCCAGGGCGAGACCACCCAACCCGCCCTCGCCTTACACTCTACCTCCACCCACGCGCCGCCGCATCCTCCCGCTCCCAAAGCCGGTCCAATTGCCGTCGGCATCAAGCTTGTGCAACAAGAAGGCGTCGTCGCCCTTTACTCAGGAGTATCCGCCACCGTCCTCCGGCAGCTCCTCTACTCCACCACCCGCATGGGCCTCTACGATATGTTCAAGAATAAGTGGTCCGATCCCAATGCCGGCGGCAGCATGTCACTATCACGGAAGATCGCGGCGGGGCTGATTGCCGGCGGAATCGGCGCTGCGGTTGGAAACCCCGCTGACGTGGCAATGGTCCGCATGCAAGCTGACGGAAGGCTCCCGCCCGCCCAACGACGGAACTATAATTCCGTGTTGGATGCCATCACAAGGATGGTTAAGAATGAGGGTGTCACTAGTCTCTGGCGCGGTTCATCATTAACGGTGAATCGCGCAATGCTGGTGACAGCCTCACAATTGGCCTCCTACGACGAGTTCAAGGAGATGATACTGAAAAAGGGATTGATGCGTGATGGGCTTGGGACCCACGTAACGGCGAGTTTTGCGGCGGGTTTCGTGGCATCCGTGACCTCAAACCCCGTGGACGTGATCAAGACTAGGGTGATGAACATGAAGGTGGAGCCAGGGGCGGAGCCGCCGTATTCCGGAGCGTTGGATTGCGCCATGAAGACGGTGCGCGCGGAGGGGCCTATGGCCCTATACAAAGGATTCATTCCTACGATTACGAGGCAGGGACCCTTCACGGTTGTGCTGTTCGTCACGTTGGAACAAGTTCGAAAGTTGCTGAAAAATTTTTGA